In a single window of the Thermofilum uzonense genome:
- a CDS encoding complex I subunit 5 family protein, which produces MLEEALINIGLCGVLLYLVVRLLPQRFRKPVSTTMAAILLLIVLYLSLSERSPVGLIGLTSSLIGIAAVVTGYSLIEEDVSTHNLLILVLCVSSILITHTKDLVKVFLEWEILSTAVVSLTAYHRNKEGAEAAFKYLMLCGAGTALALIGIILVFIETGSTSIHSVPSSSILAKIFLLLGFGTEAALFPLHFWLPDAHMAAPSTASAVLSGVVIESAAILVYRLVFGEELIRYIVLPLALIGAFIGNLSAYKQDDLKRLLAFSSFANVNYILLAWATGNNLATVYAFLHVFAHGLLKSALFIVSGVLLAEYGTRHLSKLYGVASKNNVLKFTVILASLGLTGAPPLLTFWSELYMGVGLFQFNVLVGLGFMFSIIISFAYYFRIFYTLASGSNDAVHLRHRVALLTSFLLVLFSLVAFIFCPTIVSYFGL; this is translated from the coding sequence TTGCTCGAGGAAGCATTGATCAATATCGGCCTATGTGGCGTTCTACTATACCTGGTGGTCAGGCTACTACCACAGAGATTTAGAAAACCGGTTTCCACGACAATGGCGGCAATCCTACTCTTAATCGTACTGTACCTATCACTCTCCGAGAGAAGTCCAGTAGGACTCATAGGTCTTACTTCCTCGCTTATAGGAATCGCGGCAGTTGTGACTGGGTATTCTCTCATCGAAGAGGACGTATCGACTCATAACCTGTTAATTCTTGTCCTATGCGTTTCCTCTATACTGATAACTCACACGAAAGATTTAGTAAAAGTCTTCCTTGAGTGGGAAATCCTGAGCACTGCGGTTGTCTCCCTGACAGCATACCATAGGAATAAGGAGGGCGCTGAAGCCGCATTTAAATACCTAATGCTATGCGGAGCTGGAACGGCTCTAGCGCTAATAGGGATAATTCTTGTATTCATAGAAACTGGGTCAACTTCAATACACTCTGTTCCCTCATCTAGCATATTAGCCAAGATTTTCCTCCTTCTAGGTTTCGGGACCGAGGCCGCCTTATTCCCGTTACACTTTTGGCTCCCGGACGCCCACATGGCTGCGCCAAGCACTGCAAGCGCAGTATTGTCAGGTGTGGTTATCGAGTCAGCAGCAATCCTAGTCTATAGACTGGTATTCGGCGAAGAATTAATACGCTACATAGTACTACCTCTCGCACTAATAGGTGCGTTCATAGGAAATCTTTCCGCATACAAGCAGGATGACCTCAAGCGTCTACTGGCATTCAGCAGCTTTGCAAATGTAAACTATATCTTGCTGGCATGGGCTACCGGCAACAACCTGGCGACGGTCTACGCATTCCTACATGTATTCGCGCACGGTCTCCTAAAATCAGCCCTCTTCATAGTTTCCGGTGTTTTGCTAGCCGAATATGGAACACGCCATCTCTCAAAGCTCTATGGAGTGGCCTCGAAGAACAACGTGCTAAAGTTCACGGTTATTCTAGCCTCTCTGGGACTCACAGGAGCTCCTCCACTATTAACATTTTGGAGTGAGCTCTACATGGGTGTCGGGCTCTTCCAATTCAATGTTCTGGTAGGGCTTGGCTTCATGTTTTCAATCATAATATCTTTCGCCTATTACTTCCGCATCTTCTACACCCTTGCCAGCGGCTCCAACGATGCTGTGCATCTAAGACACAGAGTTGCATTGCTTACAAGTTTCCTATTAGTGCTCTTCAGCCTTGTCGCATTCATTTTCTGTCCGACGATAGTATCCTATTTTGGTCTTTAG
- a CDS encoding NADH-quinone oxidoreductase subunit 5 family protein — protein sequence MIPELLLLELFIASATITVLKQRRLVEGLSVIASLTAALLSIAYILIPEKTTQIGVTLYSDALSKLMLGVVNVLGSLIVIYSVGYMNHDPSYRRYYSLMLFFIASMSLLVLTTNLLILYVSWELVGVCSALLISFWWDKPEARKAGLKAFTVTRIGDIGFIAAIALLLSRIGTSNIPLILDSATELGDLITPLAILLLLAAIGKSAQFPLFVWLPDAMEGPTSVSALIHAATMVKAGVYLLSRFYPLITLSSKALEIVVCLAIITIFLSALAALGASDIKRVLAYSTINHLALMFLGLGLGAWGAAQLHLLSHSLFKALLFLCAGLIIHEAKTRSLDELGGLWSSGLRVTGIGFLIGSLSLAGVPPLPGYFTKDLILMAIEHNFKEGLGYLLAFTISLLSSLYIFRLYFRLFKGSPRKKMQEHNPAMIVPIIVLSILTFTGILILTQASRMLGVAAEFAELDPSALLGLGLGILIAYYLWGKDSYTCVYVRSVYKPLAQIADKGFYIDEAYSIIASKAINLASDLSRKLQTGIPSINTLWLIGLLLVILLIVMGVM from the coding sequence ATGATTCCTGAGCTTTTACTACTAGAATTGTTTATCGCAAGCGCTACAATCACAGTTCTTAAACAAAGAAGGCTTGTGGAGGGCTTAAGCGTCATAGCTTCTCTAACTGCCGCTCTTCTGTCAATAGCATATATCCTGATTCCCGAGAAAACAACCCAGATAGGGGTTACACTCTACAGCGACGCTTTGTCTAAGCTTATGCTGGGAGTTGTGAATGTTCTAGGCTCTCTAATCGTTATTTACAGCGTGGGATACATGAACCACGACCCATCATACCGACGCTACTACTCACTGATGTTATTCTTCATAGCTTCTATGAGCCTACTCGTTCTAACAACAAACCTGCTAATCCTATACGTTTCCTGGGAGCTTGTCGGCGTTTGCAGTGCTCTGCTAATATCCTTCTGGTGGGATAAGCCTGAGGCGCGGAAAGCTGGACTGAAAGCTTTTACTGTTACAAGAATAGGCGATATAGGATTCATAGCTGCAATTGCCCTACTTTTATCACGCATTGGGACATCAAATATACCTTTAATCCTAGACTCTGCAACCGAACTAGGAGACCTTATAACACCCCTTGCGATTTTGCTGCTTCTAGCCGCTATAGGAAAATCTGCACAGTTCCCCCTTTTCGTCTGGCTACCCGACGCGATGGAAGGACCCACATCTGTTAGCGCCCTTATACATGCGGCGACAATGGTAAAGGCTGGAGTATACTTGTTGTCACGCTTCTACCCTCTCATAACCCTCAGCAGTAAGGCTCTAGAGATAGTAGTTTGCCTCGCAATCATCACAATTTTCCTCTCAGCGCTAGCAGCCCTCGGAGCCTCTGACATAAAAAGGGTCTTAGCATACAGCACTATAAATCACCTAGCACTCATGTTCTTAGGCTTAGGTCTTGGAGCATGGGGCGCGGCTCAACTACACTTGTTATCGCACTCACTCTTCAAAGCCCTATTATTCCTTTGTGCAGGACTCATAATACACGAAGCTAAAACCCGTAGTCTAGACGAGCTGGGAGGACTATGGTCGTCGGGGCTCAGAGTTACAGGGATAGGCTTCCTTATAGGCTCGCTTAGTTTGGCAGGCGTTCCCCCTCTCCCAGGATACTTTACAAAAGACCTCATACTTATGGCGATAGAGCATAACTTTAAGGAGGGACTCGGTTATCTGCTAGCGTTCACGATCTCTCTTCTCTCCTCTCTATATATATTCAGGCTTTACTTTAGGCTCTTCAAAGGCTCTCCCCGTAAGAAGATGCAGGAGCACAACCCGGCTATGATAGTTCCCATCATAGTCCTATCTATTCTCACCTTCACAGGTATATTGATTTTAACTCAAGCCTCCCGAATGCTAGGTGTAGCGGCTGAGTTTGCCGAGCTAGACCCCAGCGCCCTGTTAGGATTGGGATTAGGTATTCTAATAGCTTATTACCTCTGGGGGAAGGACTCTTACACGTGCGTGTATGTCAGGTCAGTCTATAAGCCTCTCGCACAGATTGCCGATAAGGGCTTTTACATAGACGAAGCCTACAGCATTATAGCATCTAAAGCAATCAATTTAGCATCGGACCTTTCCCGCAAGCTACAAACAGGTATACCCTCCATCAACACGCTGTGGCTAATCGGGCTCTTGCTCGTTATCCTACTTATAGTTATGGGGGTGATGTAG
- a CDS encoding NADH-quinone oxidoreductase subunit K, translated as MMDLVVVCSALTLLIAGLASIAATRNMVKVIMGLQAMTLASLLLLSLAFRTGGASADDMFLLIASATATTEALGIAIALLVWERFRRINPQEVSDLRW; from the coding sequence ATGATGGATTTAGTGGTAGTGTGTTCGGCTCTAACGCTTCTCATAGCTGGTTTAGCCTCCATAGCCGCCACCAGAAACATGGTGAAGGTGATCATGGGCTTACAGGCGATGACCCTAGCGAGCCTACTCCTCCTCTCTCTCGCGTTTAGAACGGGTGGAGCCAGCGCCGATGACATGTTCCTTCTCATAGCTTCAGCTACAGCTACAACAGAAGCGCTTGGGATCGCGATAGCTCTTCTAGTATGGGAACGTTTCAGGAGGATTAACCCCCAAGAGGTATCTGATTTGAGGTGGTAG